A single region of the Pararhodospirillum photometricum DSM 122 genome encodes:
- the pheT gene encoding phenylalanine--tRNA ligase subunit beta: MKFTLGWLREHLETDAPVQAVAERLTALGLEVEGVEDPAAPLAPFVVGHILEAGPHPDADRLKLCKVDSGTGLLQIVCGAPNARTGLKVALALPGTVIPATGDKLKTGKIRGIESQGMMCSTRELGLGDEHGGILELPLDAPTGAPLLSVLAVDPVIEIAVTPNRADALGVRGIARDLAASGLGRLKPDPVQPIPGRFPCPIGVTIAADTQESGGCSMFVGRLIRGVRNGESPDWLKARLTAVGLRPISALVDITNLISLDRARPLHVFDADRLHGGITARFGREGEEVLALDGETYRLSPSMVVIADDAHALGIAGVMGGEGSGCTAETVNVFVESAYFAPERIAATGRALGLDSDARYRFERGVDPESAVMGAELATRLILDLCGGEPSDLVIAGAPPAWTRTIALRPERVGRLGGVEIARSAMVRMLEALGCTVEDQGTPVLAVSPPSWRIDLHGEHDLVEEVIRLHGFDAVPAVPLPRPVQPRPVLTAAQRRTLAVKRRLATRGLYEAVTWSFLPAAWAEAFGGGQEALRLANPISADLDVMRPSGLPNLIAAIGRNAARGTPDLGLFEIGPRFHGGEPGEQTLVAAVVRGGNRVGRHWSGPARPVDAFDAKADVLAALDAAGVPVGNLQVTTDAPVWFHPGRSGQLRLGPKVLATFGEVHPKVLEILDVKGPVVGAEIDLDALPLPKARPTRTRPALTLSPFQPLGRDFAFVVDATVPADAVVRAARAADKALIVDARLFDVYQGDRLEAGKKSLALAVTLQPTDHTLSDAEIEAVSTKIHNSNLLVTRGQAVRRGQEIARVGATGGVARPQLHFEVRKNGKPVDPMPYLRGQKVAMLGSFLRLPKERGVWGGRASPVLLF, translated from the coding sequence ATGAAGTTCACCCTTGGCTGGCTGCGCGAGCACCTGGAGACCGACGCCCCGGTCCAGGCGGTGGCCGAGCGCCTGACCGCCCTGGGCCTGGAGGTGGAAGGCGTCGAGGATCCCGCCGCGCCCCTCGCCCCCTTTGTGGTTGGCCATATTCTTGAGGCCGGCCCCCATCCCGACGCCGACCGCCTCAAGCTCTGCAAAGTGGACTCGGGCACGGGGCTCCTGCAAATCGTCTGCGGCGCCCCCAACGCCCGCACCGGCCTCAAGGTCGCCCTCGCTTTGCCCGGCACCGTCATCCCGGCCACCGGCGACAAGCTCAAGACCGGCAAGATCCGGGGCATCGAAAGCCAGGGCATGATGTGCTCGACCCGGGAGCTGGGTCTTGGCGACGAACACGGCGGCATTTTGGAACTGCCCCTGGACGCCCCCACCGGCGCGCCGTTGCTCTCGGTGCTGGCCGTCGATCCCGTCATCGAGATCGCCGTTACCCCCAACCGCGCCGATGCCCTGGGCGTGCGCGGCATCGCCCGCGATCTGGCGGCCAGCGGCCTTGGCCGGCTCAAGCCCGACCCGGTCCAGCCGATCCCCGGGCGCTTTCCTTGCCCGATCGGCGTCACCATCGCCGCGGACACCCAAGAAAGCGGCGGCTGCTCGATGTTCGTTGGCCGCCTGATTCGCGGCGTGCGTAATGGCGAAAGCCCGGACTGGCTCAAGGCCCGGCTCACCGCCGTTGGCCTGCGCCCGATCAGCGCCTTGGTGGACATCACCAACCTGATCTCGCTCGACCGCGCCCGCCCGCTGCACGTCTTCGACGCCGACCGCCTCCACGGCGGCATCACCGCCCGCTTTGGTCGCGAGGGCGAGGAGGTTCTGGCTCTGGATGGTGAGACCTACCGCCTGTCGCCCTCCATGGTGGTCATCGCCGATGACGCCCACGCGCTCGGCATCGCCGGCGTCATGGGCGGCGAAGGCAGCGGCTGCACCGCCGAAACCGTCAACGTCTTCGTCGAGTCGGCCTATTTCGCCCCCGAGCGCATCGCCGCCACCGGCCGCGCCCTGGGCCTGGACTCGGATGCGCGCTACCGCTTCGAGCGCGGTGTGGATCCCGAAAGCGCCGTGATGGGCGCCGAGCTGGCCACCCGCCTGATCCTCGATCTGTGCGGCGGCGAGCCCTCCGACCTCGTCATCGCCGGCGCTCCCCCGGCCTGGACCCGCACCATCGCCCTGCGTCCCGAACGCGTCGGCCGCCTGGGCGGCGTCGAGATTGCCCGCTCGGCCATGGTTCGTATGCTCGAAGCCCTGGGCTGCACCGTCGAAGACCAGGGCACCCCGGTACTGGCCGTGTCGCCGCCGTCCTGGCGCATCGACCTCCACGGCGAACACGATCTGGTGGAAGAAGTGATCCGCCTGCATGGCTTCGACGCCGTGCCGGCCGTTCCGTTGCCCCGCCCGGTCCAGCCGCGCCCGGTCCTCACCGCCGCCCAGCGCCGCACCCTGGCGGTCAAGCGCCGCCTCGCCACCCGGGGGCTCTACGAAGCCGTCACGTGGTCCTTCCTGCCCGCCGCCTGGGCCGAGGCCTTTGGCGGCGGCCAAGAGGCCCTGCGCCTCGCCAACCCGATCAGCGCCGACCTTGATGTCATGCGCCCCTCGGGCCTGCCCAACCTGATCGCCGCCATCGGCCGCAACGCCGCACGCGGCACCCCCGACCTCGGCCTGTTCGAGATCGGCCCGCGCTTCCATGGCGGGGAACCGGGCGAGCAGACCCTGGTCGCGGCTGTCGTGCGCGGCGGCAACCGCGTCGGGCGCCACTGGAGCGGCCCAGCCCGTCCCGTGGACGCCTTCGACGCCAAGGCCGACGTCCTGGCCGCCCTCGACGCGGCCGGCGTGCCGGTGGGCAACCTCCAGGTCACGACCGACGCCCCGGTGTGGTTCCACCCGGGCCGCTCCGGCCAACTGCGCCTGGGCCCCAAGGTTCTGGCCACCTTCGGCGAGGTCCACCCCAAGGTTCTTGAGATCTTGGATGTCAAAGGCCCAGTGGTCGGCGCCGAAATCGACCTAGACGCCCTGCCCCTGCCCAAGGCCCGGCCCACCCGGACCCGCCCGGCCCTGACTCTGTCCCCGTTCCAGCCCCTGGGCCGCGACTTCGCCTTCGTCGTGGACGCCACCGTCCCCGCCGACGCCGTTGTCCGCGCCGCCCGCGCTGCCGACAAGGCCCTGATCGTCGATGCCCGCCTGTTCGACGTGTATCAGGGCGACCGTCTGGAAGCCGGCAAGAAGTCCTTGGCTCTGGCTGTGACGTTGCAGCCCACGGACCATACCTTGTCGGATGCCGAGATTGAGGCCGTTTCGACCAAGATTCACAACTCTAATTTGCTTGTCACCCGAGGGCAGGCCGTGCGCCGGGGCCAGGAAATCGCCCGCGTTGGGGCAACGGGGGGAGTGGCCCGACCCCAGTTGCATTTCGAAGTGCGCAAAAATGGCAAGCCCGTCGATCCCATGCCCTACCTGCGCGGCCAAAAAGTAGCCATGCTGGGCAGCTTTTTGAGACTCCCAAAGGAACGAGGGGTCTGGGGAGGCCGCGCCTCCCCAGTCTTGCTTTTTTGA
- a CDS encoding phosphoserine transaminase yields the protein MSDVQKPAQRPANPNFSSGPCAKRPGWTPAALANALVGRSHRAKPGKARLAEVLTLSRTLLGLPADYRIAIVAASDTGAVEMALWSLLGPRGVDMLAWESFGSGWVTDVVKQLKLPDVRKFEAPYGALPDLSQVDCDRDVVFTWNGTTSGVCVPNGDWIKSDRAGLTICDATSAAFAMDLPWDKLDVVTYSWQKVLGGEAQHGILILSPRAVERLESYTPAWPMPKLFRMTKGGKLVEGIFQGETINTPSMLVVEDALDGLKWAEQVGGLKGLIERTQANLAVVSEWVARTPWVDFLAKDAAFRSSTSICLTVVADWFTQLSADDQAKAAKRIVSLLDAEGVAYDIGAYRDAPAGLRLWGGATVETSDMAALLPWLDWAEATVRAEFAKA from the coding sequence ATGTCCGACGTGCAGAAGCCGGCCCAGCGGCCGGCCAATCCGAACTTTTCCTCGGGCCCGTGCGCCAAGCGTCCCGGCTGGACGCCGGCGGCGCTGGCCAACGCCCTGGTGGGCCGCTCGCACCGCGCCAAGCCCGGCAAAGCCCGGCTGGCCGAGGTGCTGACCCTGAGCCGCACCCTGCTGGGGCTGCCGGCTGACTATCGCATCGCTATCGTCGCCGCCTCCGATACGGGTGCGGTCGAAATGGCCCTGTGGTCCCTGCTGGGTCCGCGCGGCGTGGACATGCTGGCCTGGGAAAGCTTCGGCTCCGGCTGGGTGACCGATGTGGTCAAGCAACTCAAGCTGCCGGACGTGCGCAAGTTCGAGGCTCCCTACGGTGCGTTGCCCGACCTCTCCCAGGTCGATTGCGACCGCGACGTGGTCTTTACCTGGAACGGCACGACCTCGGGCGTGTGCGTGCCCAATGGCGACTGGATCAAGAGCGATCGCGCCGGCCTCACGATTTGTGACGCCACCTCGGCCGCGTTCGCCATGGACCTGCCCTGGGACAAGCTCGACGTGGTGACCTACTCCTGGCAGAAGGTCCTGGGCGGCGAGGCGCAGCACGGCATTTTGATTCTGTCGCCGCGCGCCGTCGAGCGCCTGGAGAGCTACACCCCGGCGTGGCCCATGCCCAAGCTGTTCCGCATGACCAAGGGCGGCAAGCTGGTGGAAGGAATCTTCCAGGGCGAGACCATCAACACGCCGTCCATGCTGGTGGTTGAGGACGCCCTCGACGGCCTTAAGTGGGCCGAGCAGGTTGGCGGGCTCAAGGGCTTGATCGAACGCACCCAGGCCAACTTGGCCGTGGTGTCCGAGTGGGTGGCGCGCACGCCGTGGGTGGACTTCCTGGCCAAGGACGCGGCCTTCCGCTCCTCCACCTCCATCTGCCTGACGGTGGTTGCCGACTGGTTCACCCAGTTGTCGGCCGACGATCAGGCCAAGGCGGCCAAGCGCATCGTCTCCTTGCTTGATGCCGAGGGCGTGGCCTACGACATCGGCGCTTACCGCGACGCGCCGGCCGGTCTGCGTCTGTGGGGCGGCGCCACCGTTGAGACCAGCGACATGGCGGCCTTGCTGCCCTGGCTCGACTGGGCCGAGGCCACCGTTCGCGCCGAGTTCGCCAAGGCTTAA